In one Gracilinanus agilis isolate LMUSP501 chromosome 6, AgileGrace, whole genome shotgun sequence genomic region, the following are encoded:
- the LOC123252743 gene encoding vomeronasal type-2 receptor 26-like encodes NPVNGIKNDLCGDGTSMTAETYDILNFKSSPGYDWTQVKVGEVIPHKKELSINEEDIDWPEDFPQIPSSKCSVTCGPGFRKQSLEGQPICCFDCILCPDGKISNKTDTEQCMQCPEDQYPSKEKDRCFLKTVTYLAYEETLGIILTLAALCLSILTTFVLGVFVMHRDTPIVKANNRSLSYILLTSLTLCFLSSLLFIGHPTPAICLLRQTTFAIVFTVAIASILAKTITVVLAFRATKPGSKLRRWLGASVSYFLIFICTLIQMCICGIWLGTYPPFLEMDTHSETSNIVIKCNEGSLVSFYCVLGYMGFLALVSFTLAFLARNLPDTFNEAKHLTFSMLVFCSVWISFLPTYQSTKGKAMVAMEIFSILVSSAGILTCIFAPKCYVILLRADRNTLEILKNKANP; translated from the exons AATCCTGTCAATGGGATCAAAAATGATTTATGTGGGGATGGAACGTCAATGACTGCTGAGACATATGATATCCTGAATTTTAAATCATCACCTGGTTATGATTGGACTCAGGTTAAAGTTGGAGAAGTGATTCCTCATAAAAAAGAGTTAAGCATTAATGAAGAAGACATAGATTGGCCAGAAGATTTCCCTCAG ATTCCAAGTTCTAAATGCAGTGTGACCTGTGGCCCTGGCTTCAGGAAGCAATCTCTTGAAGGTCAGCCCATCTGTTGCTTTGACTGTATCCTATGTCCTGATGGGAAGATTTCCAATAAAACAG ATACAGAACAATGTATGCAATGCCCTGAAGATCAGTACCCAAGCAAGGAGAAAGATAGATGCTTCCTCAAGACAGTGACTTATCTGGCTTATGAAGAGACTCTGGGAATAATTCTGACCTTGGCAGCTCTCTGCTTATCCATCCTCACAACCTTTGTCCTTGGAGTATTTGTGATGCACAGAGACACCCCCATAGTTAAAGCCAATAATCGCAGTCTTAGCTACATTCTACTCACTTCTCTCaccctttgtttcctttcttccttactctTCATTGGTCATCCTACACCAGCCATCTGCCTCTTAAGACAAACCACATTTGCCATTGTGTTCACAGTGGCTATTGCTTCCATCTTGGCCAAAACCATCACTGTGGTTCTGGCCTTTAGGGCCACTAAGCCAGGTAGCAAGCTCAGGAGGTGGTTGGGAGCATCAgtatcttatttcctcattttcatttgtACCCTTATCCAGATGTGCATCTGTGGCATCTGGCTGGGAACATATCCCCCATTCCTTGAAATGGATACACACTCTGAGACTTCCAACATTGTCATTAAGTGTAATGAGGGTTCCCTTGTTTCCTTCTACTGTGTTCTTGGCTACATGGGCTTCCTGGCCTTGGTTAGCTTTACATTGGCTTTCCTGGCCAGGAATCTACCAGATACTTTCAATGAAGCCAAGCACCTGACATTCAGCATGCTGGTGTTTTGCAGTGTCTGGATTTCCTTCTTGCCCACATATCAGAGCACCAAAGGGAAGGCCATGGTGGCCATGgagatcttttccatcttggtCTCCAGTGCTGGGATTCTCACCTGTATCTTTGCTCCCAAATGCTATGTGATCCTTCTGAGGGCAGACAGAAATACCCTGGAGATACTGAAAAACAAAGCTAATCCCTGA